The Lipingzhangella halophila genomic interval GGATAGAGCCGAACACCGACACTCTCCCACGGCCGAAGCAGAGCCGCCCTTCCCCGTGTGCTCCCCAGTGCGCGAGGAGCGACAGGTCGGGGCACCGTCGTCGCCCCGCCTTGTGGTCGCGGCGGACCCTCCTAGGAACCGCACCACCCGGGAGCGTCAGGGGAAATCCGAGTCGCCCCGCGTCTGGTCACTCGTGCGGAGGGTCGGGGCCGCAGCGCGCGGTGCGTTCCGCGGCCCGACCCCGCGTGCCCGCACGATCGTCGCGGGACTGGGTCAGGACGCGCTGCGGGTGGCCAGGTCCCGCAGCCAGGGCTCACTCTCCGCCTGGGCCATCTGCGTCAGACGGCGCCGGGCGTCAGGGGTGCCGACACGTCCCAACCCGACCGCCGCGGCCTTGCGCACCTGCGGGGAGGGATCCTCGGCGTGCTCGCCGAGAGCCTCCACGCTGTCCGGGGTTCCGATGCGTCCGAGAGCGCTCAGCGCACCGATACGGCCTCGTTCGTCCAGGCCCGGCAGCAACCGGCGGATTTCCGGCACCACGGACTCCTCCCGCCACTGTCCGAAGGCGTACATGGCTTTCGTCCGGTGGTCGGCGGGGATGTCGTCCTCCGTGGACAGCAGGTCCCGCAGTGCCTCGACATCCTCGGGGCGGCGCTGCCGGAGAAGCTGCGCGAACTCTCCGGCGTCATCCGCTTCCAGGGCGGCGCGCAACTCCTGTGGCATCTCCGCCATCGTGTTCCTCCACGGCCGCGAGTTGTTTCGTCACTTCCGCAACGCCACCCGGATGATGACGCCGTTGTTGTTGCCCGAATCGATCCGGTAGTCGAGGGTGG includes:
- a CDS encoding HEAT repeat domain-containing protein; amino-acid sequence: MAEMPQELRAALEADDAGEFAQLLRQRRPEDVEALRDLLSTEDDIPADHRTKAMYAFGQWREESVVPEIRRLLPGLDERGRIGALSALGRIGTPDSVEALGEHAEDPSPQVRKAAAVGLGRVGTPDARRRLTQMAQAESEPWLRDLATRSAS